In the Flavobacterium pallidum genome, one interval contains:
- a CDS encoding sensor histidine kinase produces the protein MKNSIAVYALHICICTAFILLPYVFSSTGTFLRFPDFSNGHDRTYFGIYFVLLIFFYFNYFYLIPQLYFHDKRFLYVIILVLMLLFFLWISNFVDRPLNEILSAMGSYNGPLQKVSHSTTAPKPAQDEHTILVYIIGVLSSLFFSINKRLQETEREKIAAELSLLKAQINPHFLFNTLNSIYSLSIRKDDRASDCIVQLAELMRYIMNNANDNMIDLSKEIEYISNYISLQKSRLEETAQINYMVNGNMIGKKITPLILISFIENAFKHGVNPEENSEIDILIEVTGQELKLLVYNRKVHSVQAESGMGMRNTIERLGHLYPDHKLEIANLDKSYSVKLTMEL, from the coding sequence ATGAAAAACAGTATTGCCGTTTATGCATTACACATCTGTATCTGTACGGCGTTTATTTTATTGCCTTACGTATTCAGTTCGACCGGGACTTTCCTGAGATTTCCGGATTTCAGCAACGGGCATGACCGCACTTATTTCGGGATTTATTTCGTGTTGCTGATATTCTTCTATTTCAATTATTTCTACCTGATTCCGCAACTTTACTTCCACGACAAGCGGTTCCTTTATGTGATTATCCTTGTATTGATGTTGCTTTTTTTTCTGTGGATTTCCAATTTTGTCGACCGCCCGCTCAACGAAATTTTATCGGCGATGGGATCCTACAACGGCCCTTTACAGAAAGTCAGCCATTCCACGACCGCACCAAAGCCTGCGCAGGACGAACACACCATACTGGTTTATATCATCGGGGTTTTGAGCAGCCTTTTCTTTTCCATAAACAAGCGCCTGCAGGAAACAGAAAGGGAGAAAATCGCTGCAGAACTCTCATTGCTAAAAGCGCAGATCAACCCGCATTTCCTTTTCAATACGCTGAACAGTATTTATTCACTTTCCATAAGAAAAGACGACCGCGCCTCGGATTGCATTGTGCAGCTGGCCGAACTCATGCGTTACATCATGAACAATGCAAACGACAATATGATCGATTTAAGCAAGGAAATCGAATACATCAGCAATTACATTTCACTGCAGAAATCAAGGCTTGAGGAAACAGCGCAGATCAATTATATGGTCAATGGGAACATGATCGGTAAGAAGATTACGCCGCTGATCCTGATCTCGTTTATTGAAAATGCATTCAAACATGGTGTAAATCCGGAAGAAAATTCCGAAATTGACATCTTGATTGAAGTCACAGGACAAGAGCTTAAACTTTTGGTTTACAACCGAAAAGTACATTCGGTACAAGCTGAAAGCGGTATGGGAATGCGGAATACCATCGAAAGGCTCGGGCATTTGTATCCTGACCATAAGCTCGAAATCGCCAATCTTGATAAAAGTTATTCAGTAAAACTGACCATGGAATTATGA
- a CDS encoding LytR/AlgR family response regulator transcription factor translates to MTIKAIALDDEPPALAILENFCRKVEYLDLQKTFTKADEALKYLKKYPVDLLFLDINMPSISGIDFHKKIPHKTMVIFTTAYSEFAVEGFNLSAMDYLLKPISQPRFLQSMERVKAQIELENQNQKIEEQFLFVRADYSLMKIPLKDILFIEGLDDYLKIHIENQKTVVARMTMKAITEKLPASEFARVHRSFIVPMSKIEKIRNKMIFIREEEIPISASYEKDFLNKIQKEE, encoded by the coding sequence ATGACAATAAAAGCAATTGCCCTTGATGACGAACCGCCTGCGCTGGCGATACTCGAAAATTTCTGCCGGAAGGTCGAATACCTTGATTTACAGAAAACCTTCACCAAAGCAGATGAAGCGCTGAAATACCTCAAAAAATATCCTGTCGATTTGTTGTTCCTGGACATCAATATGCCGTCTATTTCCGGAATCGATTTCCATAAAAAGATCCCGCACAAGACGATGGTGATTTTTACGACGGCTTATTCTGAATTTGCTGTGGAAGGCTTCAACCTGAGTGCTATGGATTATCTTTTGAAACCGATTTCACAGCCGCGTTTCCTGCAATCGATGGAGCGGGTGAAAGCGCAGATAGAACTCGAAAACCAAAACCAGAAAATCGAAGAACAATTCCTTTTCGTCCGTGCCGATTACAGCCTGATGAAGATTCCGCTCAAAGACATCCTTTTCATTGAAGGGCTTGATGATTACCTGAAAATCCATATCGAAAACCAGAAAACCGTCGTGGCCCGGATGACGATGAAAGCCATAACTGAAAAACTTCCTGCCTCAGAATTTGCCAGGGTACACCGCTCTTTTATCGTGCCGATGTCCAAAATTGAAAAGATACGCAACAAGATGATTTTCATCCGGGAGGAAGAAATCCCGATTAGCGCGAGTTATGAAAAAGATTTCCTGAACAAAATCCAGAAAGAGGAATAA